A portion of the Parachlamydia sp. AcF125 genome contains these proteins:
- a CDS encoding deoxyribonuclease IV, with the protein MKTEKLWLGAHTSAAGGVQNALLEGKQIGASIVQLFTSNQKRWEGKVLGEKEIQAWQKALEETGIEQVMSHDSYLINLGSPNGEVLEKSKKAFREEAIRCQQLGISYLNFHPGAALQGGEQQCLDCICESLIGMQDLLENSSTRLLLEATAGQGSAVGWRFEHLAYIINQVQHKLPIGVCIDTCHIFAAGYDIRTPAAWNATLEEFDRVVGLNHLYAFHLNDSAKGLGSRVDRHQPLGKGQIGIESFQFLMKDSRTKDLPKYLETPGGTELWEVEIQMLQDFAKHPSSRD; encoded by the coding sequence ATGAAAACAGAAAAATTATGGCTGGGAGCTCATACTTCTGCTGCAGGCGGAGTACAAAATGCTTTATTAGAAGGCAAGCAGATAGGTGCCTCAATCGTTCAACTTTTTACGAGCAATCAAAAAAGATGGGAAGGGAAAGTTTTAGGAGAAAAAGAGATCCAAGCGTGGCAAAAAGCATTGGAGGAAACCGGGATTGAGCAGGTTATGAGCCACGATAGCTATCTGATTAATCTTGGATCGCCGAATGGAGAAGTTTTAGAGAAGAGCAAAAAAGCTTTTAGGGAAGAGGCGATTCGTTGTCAGCAGCTAGGTATTTCCTATTTAAATTTCCATCCAGGAGCGGCACTTCAGGGGGGTGAGCAGCAATGCTTAGATTGTATTTGCGAGAGTTTAATAGGAATGCAAGATTTACTGGAAAATAGCTCCACCCGTCTACTTTTAGAAGCTACAGCGGGGCAAGGATCCGCGGTAGGCTGGCGATTTGAGCATCTCGCCTACATCATCAATCAAGTTCAGCATAAGCTTCCAATTGGGGTGTGTATTGATACCTGCCATATTTTTGCAGCTGGGTATGATATTCGGACACCTGCTGCTTGGAACGCAACTTTAGAGGAATTTGATCGAGTAGTAGGATTGAATCACCTTTATGCCTTTCATTTAAACGATTCGGCAAAAGGGCTAGGCTCGCGCGTGGATCGACATCAACCTCTTGGAAAAGGGCAAATTGGAATTGAATCGTTTCAGTTTTTAATGAAGGATTCGAGAACCAAAGATCTCCCCAAATATCTGGAGACGCCAGGAGGGACAGAATTATGGGAAGTTGAGATTCAAATGTTACAGGATTTTGCGAAGCATCCCTCTTCGCGCGACTAA
- the asnS gene encoding asparagine--tRNA ligase — protein sequence MRIKIKQLKNPPPDKPSPIGSEVMLKGWVRTVRNQKTFTFIEINDGSTLSNFQVIANPDLPNYEKTIQELSTGASVAIQGTVVESPGKNQSLELVAKEIRMMGSCDPETYPLQKKRHSYEFLRTIAHLRPRTNTLGAVARIRNALSFATHLFFQTKGFLYVHTPIITSSDCEGAGKMFRVTTLDPDSLPKTKEGKVDYSRDFFEKPTYLTVSGQLEGEIYACALSDIYTFGPTFRAENSNTSRHLAEFWMIEPEMAFADINDDMDCAEQYLKYTIQHVLEHCQEDIDFFNQYVSSGLRERLEHIVNTPFERASYSYAIRILEKANKPFEYPVKWGADLQSEHERFLAEEYFSKPVILTDYPKEIKSFYMRLNDDEKTVAAMDVLVPRIGEIIGGSQREDRLDYLKQRLIENNLKEEDYWWYLELRKYGSVPHAGFGLGFERLVQFVTGIENIRDAIPFPRFPGKAEF from the coding sequence ATGCGTATAAAAATTAAACAACTGAAAAATCCTCCCCCTGATAAACCTTCCCCTATAGGAAGTGAAGTGATGCTCAAAGGGTGGGTAAGAACCGTTCGCAATCAAAAAACTTTTACCTTTATTGAAATTAACGATGGGTCTACCTTATCTAATTTCCAAGTCATTGCCAATCCAGACCTTCCCAACTATGAGAAAACCATACAAGAATTAAGTACGGGAGCCTCTGTTGCAATTCAAGGCACTGTTGTCGAAAGCCCAGGTAAAAATCAGTCTTTAGAACTCGTGGCAAAAGAGATTCGAATGATGGGGAGCTGCGATCCAGAGACTTATCCCCTTCAGAAAAAGCGGCACTCTTATGAGTTTTTGCGCACAATCGCCCACCTGCGGCCACGCACCAATACCTTAGGCGCTGTAGCACGGATCCGGAATGCGCTGTCTTTTGCAACTCATCTCTTTTTCCAAACAAAAGGCTTTCTCTATGTACATACGCCGATTATCACCTCGTCGGATTGTGAAGGTGCAGGGAAAATGTTTCGCGTCACAACTTTAGATCCTGACTCTTTGCCTAAAACAAAAGAGGGCAAGGTTGATTATTCCAGGGATTTTTTTGAAAAACCTACCTATCTTACGGTTTCAGGGCAGCTAGAAGGGGAAATTTATGCGTGTGCGCTATCAGATATTTACACGTTTGGACCCACTTTCCGAGCAGAAAATTCCAACACCTCGCGGCACCTAGCAGAATTTTGGATGATCGAGCCAGAGATGGCTTTTGCAGATATTAATGATGACATGGATTGTGCCGAGCAATACTTAAAATACACCATCCAGCATGTATTAGAGCATTGCCAAGAAGATATTGATTTCTTTAATCAATATGTCTCTTCGGGTTTGCGCGAACGGCTTGAGCACATTGTGAATACACCCTTTGAGCGGGCGTCTTATAGTTATGCCATTCGGATCTTGGAAAAAGCTAACAAGCCTTTTGAATATCCAGTCAAATGGGGCGCAGATTTACAATCTGAGCATGAAAGATTTTTGGCCGAAGAATATTTTTCTAAGCCTGTCATTCTTACAGATTATCCAAAAGAGATTAAATCGTTTTACATGCGCTTAAACGATGATGAGAAGACGGTTGCGGCAATGGATGTTTTGGTTCCTCGCATTGGAGAAATTATTGGAGGAAGCCAAAGGGAAGATCGATTAGATTACTTAAAGCAGCGTTTAATCGAGAACAATTTGAAAGAAGAGGATTACTGGTGGTATTTAGAGCTGAGAAAATATGGATCTGTGCCACATGCAGGATTTGGTCTTGGCTTTGAGCGCCTTGTGCAATTTGTAACAGGCATTGAGAATATTCGAGATGCTATTCCTTTCCCCCGGTTCCCAGGAAAAGCGGAATTCTAA